The following coding sequences lie in one Apium graveolens cultivar Ventura chromosome 3, ASM990537v1, whole genome shotgun sequence genomic window:
- the LOC141712504 gene encoding triacylglycerol lipase SDP1-like, with the protein MDISNEANVDSFKIGPSTILGRTIAFRVLFCKSMSQLRHRILHMVLYFMHRIKFNVMKYVVPMIAWLHPRNPQGVLVFVTLIAFMLKRYTNVKTTAEMAYRRKFWRKMMRAALTYEEWAHAAKMLDKETPKMNESNLYDEELVRNKLQELRHRRQECSLRDIIFCMRADLVRNLGNMCNPELHKGRLQVPRLIKEYIDEVSTQLRIVCDSDSEDLLLEEKLAFMHETRHAFGRTALLLSGGASLGAFHVGVIKTLVEHKLMPRIISGSSVGSIMCAVIATRSWPEIQSFFEDSWSSLEFFDQMGGVFAVFKRVTTQGAVHDIRQLQMMLRLLTNNLTFQEAYDMTGRVLGITVCSPRKHEPPRCLNYLTSPHVVIWSAVTASCAFPGLFEAQELMAKDRFGEIVPYHPPFHLGPEEGSAASGRRWRDGSLEIDLPMMQLKELFNVNHFIVSQANPHIAPLLRLKEFVRAYGGNFAAKLAHLVEMEVKHRCNQILELGFPLGGLARLFAQEWEGDVTVVMPATLAQIAKIIQNPTLAELHKAANQGRRCTWEKLSAIKANCGIELALDECVAILNHMRRLKRSAERASAASQGLASTVKFNASKRIPSWNCMARENSTGSLEDFLQDAASSLHQGVAGSPGPSGRNWRSPRNMFDGSDSESETADLNTWTRSGGPLMRTASADKFVDYVQNLERNSKINQGVVVLPNTMSQAASRDPHYQNLRVTTSERSSDVDSDHRVPGSNSSILVAEGDLLQPERLLNGIMFNIVKKEDLTSPNRNHDLDSVDECVQIDCPDKETDASSTSEYGDDANADQLDSRDTII; encoded by the exons ATGGATATCAGTAATGAGGCCAACGTTGATTCATTCAAGATTGGGCCTTCCACTATCCTAGGGCGGACAATTGCTTTCAGAGTGTTATTTTGCAAGTCAATGTCACAGTTGAGGCACCGAATCTTACATATGGTGTTATATTTTATGCATAGGATTAAGTTTAATGTGATGAAATATGTGGTTCCCATGATAGCCTGGCTTCATCCGCGAAATCCACAAGGTGTTTTGGTATTTGTGACATTAATAGCTTTCATGCTCAAAAGATACACTAATGTTAAAACAACAGCTGAAATGGCTTACCGTagaaaattttggagaaaaatgATGAGAGCAGCCTTAACTTATGAGGAATGGGCTCATGCTGCTAAAATGCTTGATAAGGAGACACCGAAAATGAATGAGTCGAACTTATACGATGAAGAACTTGTGAGGAATAAACTTCAAGAGCTGCGCCACCGTCGTCAAGAGTGTTCCCTACGAGATATTATATTTTGCATGCGTGCTGACCTGGTTAGAAATCTGGGAAATATGTGCAACCCAGAGCTTCACAAGGGAAGGCTTCAAGTTCCTAGGCTCATCAAGGAATACATTGATGAAGTTTCAACGCAGTTGAGAATTGTTTGTGACTCAGATTCGGAGGACCTTCTGTTGGAGGAGAAGCTAGCGTTTATGCATGAGACAAGACATGCTTTTGGGAGGACAGCTTTGCTTCTAAGTGGGGGTGCTTCACTTGGAGCTTTTCACGTGGGCGTCATTAAAACATTAGTAGAGCATAAGCTCATGCCTCGCATAATTTCTGGGTCGAGTGTTGGATCTATCATGTGTGCGGTTATTGCTACTAGGTCTTGGCCTGAAATTCAAAGCTTTTTTGAGGATTCTTGGAGCTCCCTGGAATTTTTTGACCAGATGGGTGGGGTTTTTGCAGTTTTCAAGAGAGTTACGACACAAGGTGCTGTTCATGACATCAGACAACTACAGATGATGTTAAGACTTCTCACAAATAATCTTACGTTCCAAGAAGCTTATGACATGACTGGTCGAGTTCTAGGGATCACAGTATGCTCCCCAAGAAAGCACGAACCTCCTAGATGCCTTAATTACTTAACTTCACCTCATGTCGTTATATGGAGCGCTGTGACTGCCTCTTGTGCCTTTCCCGGCCTTTTTGAGGCTCAGGAACTAATGGCGAAGGATAGATTTGGGGAGATTGTCCCTTATCATCCTCCGTTTCATTTGGGACCTGAAGAGGGTTCAGCTGCATCTGGACGCAGATGGAGGGATGGTAGCTTGGAGATAGATTTGCCCATGATGCAACTAAAAGAGCTCTTCAATGTCAATCATTTTATTGTCAGTCAGGCAAATCCTCATATTGCCCCTTTGTTAAGGCTGAAAGAGTTTGTAAGAGCATATGGAGGCAACTTTGCTGCTAAG CTTGCCCATTTAGTCGAGATGGAAGTTAAGCATAGATGCAACCAGATACTTGAACTTGGGTTTCCCTTGGGAGGACTTGCCAGGCTCTTTGCTCAAGAGTGGGAGGGTGATGTCACTGTTGTAATGCCTGCTACACTGGCTCAG ATTGCAAAAATAATTCAGAATCCTACACTAGCAGAGCTTCACAAGGCAGCCAACCAAGGTAGGAGGTGCACTTGGGAGAAGCTCTCAGCTATAAAAGCGAACTGTGGAATCGAGCTAGCTCTTGATGAATGTGTTGCTATACTGAATCACATGCGTCGTTTAAAGAGGAGTGCAGAAAGAGCTAGTGCTGCTTCCCAAGGATTAGCCAGCACCGTGAAATTCAATGCTTCTAAAAGAATTCCTTCATGGAACTGCATGGCACGAGAGAACTCAACAGGGTCCCTTGAAGACTTTTTACAAGATGCTGCTTCCTCACTCCATCAAGGAGTAGCTGGATCTCCAGGACCCTCTGGCCGGAACTGGCGGAGCCCTCGTAACATGTTTGATGGTAGTGACAGTGAATCGGAGACTGCAGATCTTAATACTTGGACAAGGTCTGGAGGTCCGTTGATGAGGACGGCTTCGGCTGACAAGTTCGTAGATTATGTACAGAATTtggaaagaaattctaaaattaACCAGGGAGTAGTAGTCCTCCCTAACACCATGAGTCAAGCAGCAAGCAGAGATCCACATTATCAAAACTTAAGGGTGACAACATCAGAAAGAAGTTCGGATGTCGACTCTGATCACAGAGTTCCTGGAAGCAATTCTAGCATTTTGGTGGCGGAAGGCGACCTTTTGCAGCCTGAAAGGCTGCTCAACGGAATTATGTTTAACATTGTAAAGAAAGAAGATTTGACCTCACCAAACAGGAATCATGATTTAGATTCGGTTGATGAATGTGTACAAATAGATTGTCCGGATAAGGAAACAGATGCAAGCTCTACATCCGAATATGGTGATGATGCCAATGCAGACCAACTGGATTCTCGAGACACAATAATATGA